From one Agathobaculum sp. NTUH-O15-33 genomic stretch:
- a CDS encoding DMT family transporter codes for MRRNDQAFGHLMALFSVLVWGTTFVFTKVLLRTFSPVEIMVTRFALGFAALLLVGRGWLRVTERRHEWYFALAGLTGVTLYFLMENIALTYASASLIGVVVSVAPLFTAVAVRLFNGGEPMGRFFFLGFACALAGVALVSFSGVRELHFSPLGALLGVLAAVVWGVYSAVIRKIGAFGYQTVPATARVFFYGLLFLVPVAVWDGFPAGFAAWLRPEHLGGLLFLGLCASAMCFVTWNRAVHILGALKTSVYVYIVPVVTIVFSAIILHESMTPMMAAGTVLALAGLFLSEKREKQTQNETN; via the coding sequence ATGCGGCGGAATGATCAGGCTTTCGGCCACTTGATGGCGTTGTTTTCCGTGCTCGTCTGGGGCACGACGTTTGTGTTCACCAAGGTGCTGCTCCGCACGTTTTCGCCGGTTGAGATCATGGTCACGCGGTTCGCGCTCGGCTTCGCGGCGCTGCTTCTCGTGGGGCGCGGTTGGCTGCGCGTTACCGAACGGCGGCACGAGTGGTATTTCGCGCTCGCGGGGCTTACCGGCGTTACCCTGTATTTCCTGATGGAGAATATCGCGCTGACGTATGCCTCGGCCTCGCTGATCGGCGTGGTCGTGTCGGTCGCGCCGCTGTTCACCGCGGTCGCGGTGCGGCTGTTTAACGGCGGCGAACCGATGGGGCGGTTCTTTTTTCTGGGCTTTGCCTGCGCGCTGGCGGGGGTGGCGCTCGTGTCGTTTTCCGGCGTGCGCGAACTGCATTTTAGTCCGCTCGGCGCGCTGCTCGGCGTGCTGGCGGCGGTCGTTTGGGGCGTTTACTCAGCGGTTATACGCAAAATCGGCGCGTTTGGCTACCAGACGGTGCCCGCGACCGCGCGCGTATTCTTTTATGGGCTGCTGTTTCTCGTGCCCGTCGCGGTGTGGGATGGTTTCCCGGCCGGTTTCGCGGCGTGGCTCAGGCCGGAGCATCTGGGCGGGCTGCTGTTTCTCGGTCTGTGCGCTTCGGCAATGTGCTTTGTCACGTGGAACCGCGCGGTACATATTCTGGGCGCGCTGAAAACGAGCGTGTATGTTTATATCGTGCCGGTGGTGACGATCGTGTTTTCCGCCATTATCCTGCACGAATCCATGACGCCGATGATGGCGGCCGGCACGGTTTTGGCGCTTGCCGGTTTGTTCCTTTCGGAAAAACGGGAAAAACAGACGCAGAACGAAACGAATTAA
- the mnmA gene encoding tRNA 2-thiouridine(34) synthase MnmA: MDSAVAAARLRDQGYEVHGMFLELGLGGEEEARKAAGELGVPFHVAHRGQAFEQTVCAYFAGAYQNARTPNPCIVCNPLVKFRALAELADELGAPYLATGHYARTGRDGEGRALLLRARAKKDQTYMLYRLPRETVARCLFPLGEEPDKDAVRTEARSRSLGVSEKPDSMDICFIPDGDVPGWLARRGAALPPGDFVDENGKVLGRHKGLHCYTVGQRKGLGVAAEGRLFVQALDPVKNQVVLSLHDVYRKTVRLTGTHYIAPEYAANGPFSCEVRVRFSAKSDRATVYPAGDTAVIAFDEAVRAPAAGQSAVFYDGDIVIGGGFIEDAAE, from the coding sequence GTGGATTCGGCGGTTGCCGCCGCGCGCCTCCGGGATCAGGGCTATGAAGTGCACGGTATGTTTTTGGAGCTTGGCCTCGGCGGCGAGGAGGAAGCGAGAAAAGCCGCCGGAGAGCTGGGCGTCCCGTTTCATGTCGCCCACCGGGGGCAAGCGTTTGAACAAACGGTATGCGCCTATTTCGCCGGGGCGTATCAAAACGCGCGCACGCCCAACCCGTGTATCGTGTGCAACCCCCTTGTCAAGTTCCGCGCGCTGGCCGAGCTGGCGGACGAGCTGGGCGCGCCCTATCTCGCCACCGGCCACTATGCCCGCACCGGGCGGGACGGCGAGGGCCGCGCGCTTCTTCTGCGCGCGCGCGCAAAGAAGGATCAGACCTATATGCTCTACCGCCTGCCGCGCGAGACCGTGGCGCGCTGCCTGTTCCCGCTGGGCGAGGAACCGGATAAGGACGCGGTGCGCACCGAAGCGCGCAGCCGCTCGCTCGGCGTTTCGGAAAAGCCGGACAGCATGGATATTTGCTTTATTCCCGACGGGGACGTGCCCGGCTGGCTGGCGCGGCGCGGCGCGGCCTTGCCGCCCGGCGATTTCGTCGATGAAAACGGCAAGGTGCTAGGCCGCCACAAGGGTCTGCACTGCTACACCGTGGGGCAGCGCAAGGGACTGGGCGTCGCGGCGGAGGGGCGGCTGTTCGTGCAGGCGCTCGATCCCGTGAAGAATCAGGTGGTGCTGTCGCTGCACGATGTGTACCGTAAAACCGTGCGGTTGACGGGTACGCACTATATCGCGCCCGAATACGCGGCAAACGGCCCGTTTTCCTGCGAGGTGCGCGTGCGCTTTTCCGCAAAAAGCGACCGCGCGACCGTATATCCGGCGGGCGATACCGCCGTGATCGCGTTTGATGAGGCCGTGCGTGCCCCCGCGGCCGGGCAGTCCGCCGTGTTTTATGACGGCGATATCGTCATTGGCGGAGGGTTTATTGAAGATGCGGCGGAATGA
- a CDS encoding YitT family protein, translating into MHLRQAAHQTLLDTVYDLAGSFALAAGIYCFIEPAQIAPGGVSGLALLLRHLWGLPVGLTTVALNLPILVAAFTRLGRAFTLKSLKTLLISSAVLDLIVTPFFPQYTGDRMLGSIFGGLFVGAGLGLIFLRGSTTAGTDIISFLIERRYPHVQLGAALMAVDCIVLGLSMLVFRDLEAGLFGLIALFCQSKVINGIVYGLDRGKQVLILSEKTANIAARIIGELYRTATFLQSRGAYSGQGGEALLCVVRVQEYHRLKAIVYEEDPNAFLIATDTNAVHGEGFKELE; encoded by the coding sequence ATGCATTTGCGGCAGGCAGCCCATCAAACGCTGCTCGATACCGTATACGACCTTGCGGGGTCGTTCGCGCTAGCGGCAGGCATTTATTGCTTTATCGAACCCGCGCAGATCGCGCCGGGCGGGGTATCCGGCCTTGCCCTGCTGCTGCGACACCTGTGGGGGCTGCCGGTCGGCCTGACCACCGTGGCGCTCAATCTGCCGATTCTGGTGGCCGCGTTTACGCGGCTGGGCCGGGCGTTTACGCTGAAATCGCTCAAAACGCTGCTGATCAGCAGCGCGGTGCTCGATCTGATCGTCACGCCGTTTTTTCCGCAATACACGGGGGACCGCATGCTTGGCTCGATCTTCGGCGGGCTGTTCGTGGGCGCAGGGCTGGGGCTGATCTTTTTGCGCGGCTCCACAACGGCGGGTACGGATATTATTTCTTTCCTGATCGAGCGGCGCTATCCCCATGTGCAGCTCGGCGCGGCGCTGATGGCCGTGGACTGTATCGTGCTCGGCCTGTCCATGCTGGTATTCCGAGATCTTGAGGCCGGATTGTTCGGCCTGATCGCGCTGTTCTGTCAAAGCAAGGTGATAAACGGCATCGTTTACGGCCTTGACCGGGGCAAGCAGGTGCTCATCCTTTCAGAAAAGACCGCGAATATCGCCGCGCGCATCATCGGCGAATTGTACCGCACCGCAACCTTTTTACAGAGCCGTGGCGCGTACAGCGGGCAGGGCGGCGAGGCGCTGCTTTGCGTCGTGCGCGTGCAGGAATATCACCGCTTGAAAGCAATCGTCTATGAGGAGGACCCGAACGCCTTTCTCATCGCCACCGACACCAACGCCGTGCACGGCGAAGGCTTCAAAGAGCTGGAATAA
- the pgeF gene encoding peptidoglycan editing factor PgeF, whose amino-acid sequence MDQTMRRVQKGALTYYVCTRLPVRHAFTTKFGGVSAGPCESLNLGFGRGDTEENVRKNYALLADALGVPAARFTLTKQIHEDEVSVVSEQESGMGLQKPMAWQSDAIITALGDTPLVGFGADCVVTLLYDPAARVCGVCHAGWRGTAKGILGKTVAQMAEKLGAHPETMVAVMGPSIHQECFETDSDVPDEMERLLGAMVRPFVMEKGEKFHVDLQGVNAALLARAGLRPENIVDSGLCTMCEHQTFWSHRHTNGVRGVQAGVICL is encoded by the coding sequence ATGGATCAAACGATGCGCCGCGTCCAAAAGGGCGCGCTGACCTATTATGTCTGCACGCGCCTGCCGGTTCGCCACGCGTTTACGACAAAGTTCGGCGGCGTCTCCGCCGGGCCGTGCGAAAGCCTGAACCTTGGCTTCGGCCGGGGGGACACGGAGGAAAACGTGCGTAAAAACTACGCGCTGCTCGCGGACGCGCTCGGCGTGCCCGCCGCGCGCTTTACGCTCACCAAGCAGATACACGAGGACGAGGTATCGGTCGTTTCCGAACAGGAAAGCGGCATGGGCCTGCAAAAGCCGATGGCGTGGCAGTCGGACGCGATCATCACGGCGCTTGGCGACACGCCCCTTGTGGGCTTTGGCGCGGACTGCGTCGTAACGCTTCTGTATGATCCCGCGGCGCGGGTCTGCGGCGTGTGCCACGCGGGCTGGCGCGGCACGGCAAAGGGCATTCTCGGCAAAACCGTGGCGCAAATGGCGGAAAAGCTCGGCGCGCATCCCGAAACGATGGTGGCCGTCATGGGCCCGTCCATCCATCAGGAGTGCTTCGAGACCGATTCGGACGTGCCGGACGAGATGGAACGCCTGCTTGGCGCGATGGTGCGTCCCTTTGTCATGGAAAAGGGCGAGAAATTCCACGTCGACTTACAGGGCGTCAACGCCGCGCTTTTGGCGCGGGCGGGGCTCCGGCCGGAAAACATCGTGGACAGCGGGCTTTGCACCATGTGCGAGCACCAAACCTTTTGGTCGCACCGCCATACAAACGGCGTGCGCGGCGTGCAGGCGGGCGTGATCTGCCTGTAA
- a CDS encoding GNAT family N-acetyltransferase produces the protein MDLYTKRLLLRPFREDDAEALYEYSKGPNVGPNAGWKPHESLIESADILRVVFLNQPSVWAIVRRADGRLMGSCGIIHDPKRENEAARMLGYAMGEDYWGCGYMTEAVGAVLRAGFFEMGLELISATCYPDNARSRRVLEKCGFQYEGMLHRAEKLYNGEIKDHLCFFCTPQDAKNALSV, from the coding sequence ATGGATCTTTATACGAAGCGGCTGCTGCTTCGCCCCTTCCGGGAGGATGACGCCGAGGCGCTGTACGAATACTCCAAGGGTCCGAACGTGGGGCCGAACGCGGGCTGGAAGCCGCATGAAAGCTTGATCGAATCCGCGGATATCCTGCGCGTTGTTTTTTTGAACCAGCCCAGCGTGTGGGCGATCGTGCGCCGGGCGGACGGCCGCCTGATGGGCTCGTGCGGCATCATTCACGACCCCAAGCGCGAAAACGAAGCCGCGCGCATGCTCGGCTACGCAATGGGCGAGGACTATTGGGGCTGCGGCTACATGACCGAGGCTGTGGGCGCCGTTCTGCGCGCCGGTTTTTTTGAAATGGGGCTCGAGCTGATCTCCGCCACCTGTTACCCGGACAACGCCCGCTCGCGCCGCGTGCTGGAAAAGTGCGGCTTCCAGTACGAGGGCATGCTGCACCGCGCGGAAAAGCTGTATAACGGCGAGATCAAGGACCATCTGTGTTTTTTCTGCACGCCGCAGGATGCAAAAAATGCGCTTTCCGTATAA
- a CDS encoding DUF4180 domain-containing protein produces the protein MTQQIIKQNGRLIAVIQSDAPLIRDVSSALDLIASIRYAADCDRIAVNKQALSEDFFTLSTCLAGEILQRFINYQVKFAVFGDFSGYTSKPLRDFIRESNRGRDIFFTDTAEQAVERLAAH, from the coding sequence ATGACACAGCAAATCATCAAACAAAACGGCCGCCTGATCGCGGTCATCCAGAGCGACGCCCCTCTCATCCGCGACGTATCGAGCGCGCTTGACCTAATCGCTTCGATCCGGTACGCAGCGGACTGCGACCGCATCGCCGTCAACAAGCAGGCGCTGAGCGAAGATTTTTTCACGCTCAGCACCTGTCTGGCGGGCGAGATTTTGCAGCGCTTTATCAACTATCAAGTAAAATTCGCGGTTTTCGGCGACTTTTCCGGCTATACCAGCAAGCCTTTGCGTGATTTCATCCGAGAGAGCAACCGGGGGCGCGACATCTTTTTCACCGACACGGCCGAGCAAGCCGTGGAACGGCTTGCGGCCCACTGA
- a CDS encoding ABC transporter substrate-binding protein, with protein sequence MIRQKKNALALLLAALCLLGGCGGGEEDDTPKAKEDHVKVSDAYFGLAYYDTGKLDPVTDNTRINRLVCEAMYEGLFEVGDNFTAVPVLCSEYTGDGTSFVFTLREDATFWSGERVTAKDVVDSLMAAQENENSPYRERMRQVVSVEAQGDNKVSIELGAPNVNFPRLLDIPVRRISDANESFAEGTGPFCPVKENGKWTLTANENWHDGFLGTIRRITLVTMVRADAAVSSFQTGDVSLMREPRISSNSTAINGSVDTVQTPSANLHYIGVNFANETLKNSAVRRALSTAIGRKGLCDTQLQTFADPAVLPVNPQPLGDDTLKLDMSGSSDSAAALLAEAKLESAPSFTLLVNSDNSFKVAAAEQIAASWKAAGISVTVDKRPYDEYVAALQAGSFDLYYGTARLMPDFDLRPLISSGGALNFGGYSSDTMMQALTNFRSGQDLTGLYQLFVQEMPIIPIAFERDQVVIRKGLIKNFTPEPYNAFANLETWEEAE encoded by the coding sequence ATGATAAGACAGAAAAAAAACGCGTTGGCGCTGCTGCTGGCCGCGCTCTGCCTGCTTGGCGGCTGCGGCGGCGGGGAAGAGGACGACACGCCGAAGGCCAAGGAGGATCATGTCAAGGTAAGCGACGCTTATTTTGGCCTAGCCTACTATGACACCGGCAAGCTCGACCCGGTGACGGACAACACGCGCATCAACCGCCTTGTGTGCGAGGCGATGTACGAGGGACTTTTTGAGGTGGGCGATAATTTCACCGCCGTGCCAGTTTTATGTTCGGAATACACGGGCGACGGCACAAGCTTTGTTTTCACCCTGCGGGAGGACGCGACGTTTTGGTCGGGCGAGCGGGTGACGGCGAAGGATGTGGTGGACAGCCTGATGGCGGCGCAGGAAAACGAAAATTCACCCTACCGGGAGCGGATGCGGCAGGTCGTTTCGGTGGAAGCGCAGGGCGATAACAAGGTGTCGATCGAACTGGGCGCGCCGAACGTGAATTTCCCGCGCCTGCTCGATATCCCGGTGCGCCGCATAAGCGACGCGAATGAAAGCTTTGCCGAGGGCACCGGCCCGTTTTGCCCGGTCAAGGAAAACGGCAAATGGACGCTGACCGCGAATGAAAACTGGCACGACGGTTTCCTCGGCACGATCCGGCGCATCACGCTCGTCACCATGGTCCGGGCGGACGCCGCGGTATCGAGCTTCCAAACCGGCGATGTGTCGCTGATGCGCGAGCCGCGCATCTCGTCGAACTCCACCGCGATCAACGGCTCGGTCGACACGGTGCAAACGCCGAGCGCCAACCTGCATTATATTGGCGTGAATTTTGCCAATGAAACGCTGAAAAACAGCGCGGTACGCCGCGCGCTCAGCACGGCGATCGGCCGGAAGGGCCTGTGCGACACGCAGTTGCAGACCTTTGCCGATCCGGCGGTGCTGCCGGTCAATCCCCAGCCTCTGGGGGACGACACTTTGAAGCTGGACATGTCCGGCTCGTCCGACAGCGCGGCCGCGCTGCTGGCGGAAGCAAAGCTGGAATCCGCGCCGAGCTTTACGCTGCTGGTCAATTCGGATAACTCCTTTAAGGTCGCGGCCGCGGAACAGATCGCCGCTTCGTGGAAGGCGGCCGGCATCAGCGTCACGGTCGATAAGCGGCCCTATGACGAATATGTGGCGGCGCTGCAAGCGGGCTCGTTCGATCTGTATTACGGCACCGCGCGTTTGATGCCGGATTTCGATCTGCGGCCGCTCATTTCATCCGGCGGAGCGCTCAATTTCGGCGGATACAGCAGCGATACCATGATGCAGGCGCTTACCAACTTCCGCTCGGGTCAGGATCTGACCGGGCTGTACCAGCTTTTCGTACAGGAGATGCCGATCATACCGATCGCGTTTGAGCGCGATCAGGTGGTCATTCGCAAGGGATTGATTAAAAACTTTACGCCCGAGCCGTATAACGCCTTTGCAAACCTTGAGACTTGGGAAGAAGCGGAGTAG